From the Salinimicrobium tongyeongense genome, one window contains:
- a CDS encoding thioredoxin domain-containing protein, with protein MAIAFFKNNKLLLVTALLFSFTFFFGGCKNEPKAEVKANRLSGAGSPYLREHADNPVDWYEWGDEAIEKAKAEDKPVIISVGYSSCHWCHVMERESFMDTSVAAIMNRDFVSIKIDREERPDIDKIYMNAAQLLNGSGGWPLNVVALPNGKPFFAGTYFPPEDWKNILKQITKVYKEDKESLVKTANALTEGIKSSNSLTSLSRSKNEISRTKYLSVIDTWKVKFDKEKGGYLGEEKFPLPVSWEALLQYYYLTKDEEALQMVKLTLDNMARGGIYDQVGGGFSRYTTDPEWLIPHFEKMLYDNAQLISLYSKAYKLIPSKEYKEVIENSIQFVEKELSNNEGGFFSSLNADSDGEEGKYYIWTLEDLRNILNASELELITEYYNIEPYGNWEKGKNVLFRKFSPEEFSGKTDLSSSEFNTILTSATGKLLKSRQDRNKPSVDDKSLTSWNALMVDAYLNAFLALGNPEYLENAIKCAEFLNAKMLSPNFRISRSYINGESSIDAFLEDYALLSRAYLNLYQVTFDIEWLKRAEKITSFAIEHFRDQQSGMFYYTSDDDKHLVARKMELDDNVIPSSNSVMAHNLFILGTLLENKEYLAMSDEMLGQMYDLTVEDPSFYANWVSLMGIKAFGAYEIAIVGENARQKNYELQQEYLPTSIFMGGKHENLPLLEKKGVEGKTLIYVCQNKTCKYPVSMVKEAVNIIENYRTGREGETSLWN; from the coding sequence ATGGCAATAGCATTCTTTAAAAACAATAAACTTCTGCTGGTAACCGCCTTGCTTTTTTCTTTCACTTTTTTCTTTGGGGGCTGTAAGAACGAACCAAAGGCTGAGGTTAAAGCAAATCGTTTATCAGGAGCTGGCAGTCCTTACCTGAGAGAACATGCAGATAATCCTGTTGACTGGTACGAATGGGGAGATGAAGCTATTGAAAAAGCCAAAGCCGAAGATAAACCGGTTATCATTAGCGTGGGATACTCCAGCTGTCACTGGTGTCATGTTATGGAAAGGGAAAGCTTTATGGATACCAGCGTAGCTGCAATTATGAACCGCGATTTTGTTTCCATAAAAATTGACCGCGAGGAACGCCCTGATATTGACAAGATTTATATGAATGCTGCTCAGCTCTTAAATGGTAGTGGAGGCTGGCCTTTAAATGTCGTGGCACTTCCCAATGGTAAACCTTTTTTTGCAGGCACCTACTTTCCACCTGAAGACTGGAAAAACATTCTGAAGCAGATCACTAAAGTATACAAGGAAGATAAAGAATCGCTGGTGAAGACTGCAAACGCACTAACCGAAGGTATTAAAAGCTCCAACAGTCTAACCAGTCTCAGTAGATCAAAGAATGAAATCTCCAGAACTAAATACCTTTCGGTTATTGATACCTGGAAAGTTAAATTTGACAAAGAAAAAGGCGGCTACCTTGGTGAAGAAAAGTTCCCGCTGCCCGTCAGCTGGGAGGCGCTTTTGCAGTATTACTACCTTACCAAAGATGAAGAAGCCCTTCAAATGGTAAAACTCACGTTAGACAATATGGCCAGGGGCGGTATATACGATCAGGTAGGGGGTGGCTTTTCTCGTTATACCACAGACCCCGAATGGTTAATTCCCCATTTTGAAAAAATGCTTTATGATAACGCCCAGTTAATTAGCCTGTATTCAAAAGCATATAAATTAATACCCTCAAAAGAATATAAAGAAGTAATTGAAAATAGCATCCAGTTTGTTGAAAAGGAGCTTTCAAATAATGAAGGAGGGTTTTTTTCTTCTTTAAATGCAGACAGCGACGGGGAAGAAGGTAAATATTACATCTGGACACTTGAGGATCTGCGGAATATCTTAAATGCTTCGGAACTTGAATTAATTACTGAATATTATAATATTGAACCTTACGGAAATTGGGAAAAAGGCAAGAATGTTCTTTTTAGAAAGTTCTCACCTGAAGAATTTTCGGGGAAAACAGATTTGTCCAGCAGCGAATTTAACACTATACTCACTTCTGCAACAGGAAAGCTATTGAAGTCAAGACAAGACAGGAATAAACCCAGTGTCGATGACAAATCCCTTACCTCCTGGAATGCCCTAATGGTCGATGCTTACCTCAATGCTTTTTTAGCCTTGGGAAATCCAGAATACCTCGAAAATGCCATAAAATGTGCCGAATTTTTGAATGCAAAAATGCTCAGCCCTAATTTCAGGATTTCCAGGAGTTACATAAATGGTGAAAGTAGTATTGATGCTTTTTTAGAAGATTATGCCTTGCTAAGCAGGGCTTATCTTAACCTTTACCAGGTGACTTTTGATATTGAATGGCTTAAAAGGGCAGAGAAAATTACCAGTTTCGCAATTGAACATTTCAGGGATCAGCAGAGTGGGATGTTTTACTACACATCCGATGATGATAAACATCTTGTAGCGCGAAAAATGGAATTGGATGATAACGTTATCCCTTCTTCTAATTCTGTGATGGCTCACAATCTCTTCATTTTAGGAACACTTTTAGAGAATAAGGAATATCTGGCTATGAGCGATGAGATGCTGGGCCAGATGTATGATTTAACAGTAGAAGACCCCTCTTTTTACGCTAATTGGGTGAGTTTGATGGGCATTAAAGCTTTTGGGGCTTACGAAATTGCCATTGTGGGGGAAAATGCGCGCCAAAAAAATTACGAGTTACAGCAGGAGTATTTGCCAACTTCCATTTTTATGGGTGGAAAGCATGAAAATTTGCCCCTGCTTGAAAAAAAGGGGGTAGAAGGAAAAACCCTGATCTATGTATGTCAGAATAAAACCTGTAAGTATCCTGTATCCATGGTAAAAGAGGCGGTTAATATCATTGAAAATTACCGCACAGGGAGAGAAGGAGAAACCAGTTTGTGGAATTGA